The genome window GATATGtagcaaaaaaggtgtttggtacatttcatatagatttttgcaaattatgttttttcacttcttcagaCCCTATAGTTTGCAAAACTACCTGCTTCCAATTTTTTCCCGGAACTGCACAGGtccaaaatccaagatggcggatatatcaccaaaaatggcaaataatctcctttttaaatattttaaatggatatatgttAGGTATTAtaattatatacatacattttctaATAAAATTGAAAGACTTAGCTAGGTAATAAATATGACCATGGGTGACATGAGATGTCATGATTATCATGAcataatctactaaacccctcttctactgcactttttaccccccactttgcacaaataggctgacaccagacataatttcactgcatttcttacttccagtaactatatgcatgtgacaataaacttccttgtatccttgtatcaacCAGTGATGGGTGTAACCACTATTATGCTATTTATTGGCATACCTGGAAAAACACATTGACTGATTAAAAGTTTCCTTCAATAACCTAATAATCATTTGAATTAAAGTAATGTTCTGCACTCACCacaatagattagattagattagattagattcaactttattgtcattgcagagtacaagtatgaAGACAGGGTGGGTTGCATAAGGTAGagaggtttagagtaatataaatatgtgcagtgtattagcagttaccttataagagcagaataaatatggctaactggctatgtaatgtgaacaatgtatgaacaacatacaTGGGGGGGTCCTTGTTGCCCCTATCAAGGTTGCTGTGCGCCTTatgcaagcatcgcttgccctgggtGGCCTCAATGGAGGGGAGTGCGGAACCGGTGAtccgttgggcagttttcaccactcTCTGCAGCGCTcctgggcagagcagttgccataccaaactgtgacacagttggtaagGATACGCTTGGTGGTGCAGGGGTAGAAGTTCAACAGGATCTGAGGAGGccggtggaccttctttagcctcctcagatagaagagacgctggtaagccttcttgatcagggtagaggcgttgagggtccaagagaggtcctcagagatgtggacacccagaaatctGAAGCTGGTGATACACTCCACTTCAGTCCCATTGATGAGAATGGgggtgtgtgctagctttagacttcctgaagtccacaatgagctctttggtcttcaataattctgtTAACAGGACTTGCAGGAAATTGTGGGAACATATGAATTTGTTCATTATAATAATATTATGCAAGCCTAATGCTGCCCACTACAGCTAagtctgccttcatccatgaatTGTGACTGGTTTCAGAAACAGCATCCTCTGATAAATCTacagattaacacacacattggatagcATCTTAATAGATTGCATGGCTGTTGTGTAGGAGATGGTTGTCAGGAAAAGTGACATAAACTGTTGCAAAGATCTGTTGAAAGTAAGGCACGAGGCTACAATGACATatgtttattatttaacatcacAAACTCCATTAAAGACAGGACGAGACAGGTCCATACAATGGGAAAAGCACATGATAAGGGATACAAAATACAAGACAAGCACCAGAGGCTGTTGTAGAGTTTGTGAAGTGCTGTTGTCTTGCCAGATAATGCAGTAGAAGGTGTTCTTGCAAGAGTAACAACTTACCATTAACGCAACTTTGCAGGTGTGAAGGCTCTGAGGAGATGTGCACCAATATTAaaaagacagtgacagtggtgaggataaatacttgagtgacaatgacaatgttttgttgaactcttcaataatgaaacaagatgcagatttttttttttttaatttttcattattttccATTTTTTCTCCAAATGTCTTGGTAAATGATGCAATACATCTTTTGATAGTCTGTATCTCACTTGTGTACCTTATTAGGTGTATATTTATCAAAAAGTTGACcactttaagcctttatattatttttctgcatatattgtccgccatcttgaattttggcACTGAAAATGAAGAAACAGGTTGTTTTGTATTCAATGGGGTCCAAGCAAGTAAAAAGTGTaagacatttgttttgttttttacagcATGACTCTTACGTCTTCGTAAGAGTTGATTGTGTTGTTTAATTTAACTGTTGTGAATGCATAGCCTACCCCTACACAGGCTGTCATTAATGTGTGATAAGATGGTGATGATGACAACAACGATGATGATGAAGGTGAAGCTACTGCTGCACATGAATTATTCATaaatccacacaataacaacaacacagtcacacacgcaTATATACTTATAACAATTAATAGATAATACTTTCTTCATGCGAAATCATTATTTTTCACCCTCTTCCACCTACTTGAAGTACCATTACTGATCCGCATTCTCCAGCTTCTCCTAATGTGCATCAGAGGCGGTCTCTCGTACTTATCAGAACTGAGAATTCTCCATTGTTTCTTTATTTCGGTTCATGGTGTAGTTGTATCAAGTGTCAAGTTAACCACCctgttgttgtagttgttgttcAGTTTTGTACAAACTGTCATTAAAACACCCACATTTGCTGTTCCTCTAACCTTTCTGGAATTCAGTTTCATTATGACCATATGTCAAAGTAATCCTGGCCTTGACATCATAGTTTGGTCAGAATGTCCTTGCTTAGCACCTCAGTGCAAGACAGTACatgaacaaacaacaaatgtttatgttatgtgttatACATAACAAGATGCCCCTTataatgaatgagagagagataactaCTTATGGGTCAGGGTGACTGTAAACTCAGATTGGTGACTGTCTGGCTCCAGGACACATGGGTCACTTTAAAAGTGGTGCaaccaaatgttttagcacTATGAACTAGAAACTGTCTAAATCCAAGTGTCTAAATCCAACACTGGATACAACCTTTTGTGAAAGCCTGCTCCTGTCAGCAGGTGCTGCCCACAAGCTGGTTGCCACAACCAATTTTCACCTTCCACAGCTTGTATAGCTATGGCATCCATAGGAGAAGGTGACGCATGACAAAGGTGAGAGATGAGGGCTGGTTGTCATGGACAGATACAAAGCCACAGGTTGTCCTGCAGCTCCGGCTTGCCTGATGACCCCACTAGAAATATGTGGCCCACAGCTATTTATGGTCCTCAGTTGGTATGGCATGGTGTATGGTGTGGGTCAGTACAGCACATGGTCAAGTACATTATTAATAACCGACTTTTAAACAGTTCCCATTTGATCTCTATGTACCTGAGTTACTTCCCTTGCAGCAGCAACATGGGGTCACCAAATCTCAGCTTTATAAACATTATGCAAACGCATGTATCTAGACAGAAAGTTATTCAGTCAACAAAATGTCAAATATTCATGATTCATTTGTGAGTGTCAATAAATAGACTACTACCACTGACAAATTCAGCGGTGGTTACTGCTTGTGGCCCAATTTCAGGGGGTGTTACTGTTTCCCCCTGTAGGCCCCTAAGCAGGACCCAAAGCATCTTTGATCAAAGTCAGTATGTTATTTATTTTGGGGGCTCTAATGGGTGAAATGacagatgaataggcctacagggATGTAATAGGCTTGTCTGatatttgttaaaataaataaataaataaaacaaataaataataataaaaaaaataacagggGTAGTTTAAAGTGAGGCAACCTTATAAAAAGGACAATTTTGGATGTTTACTTTGAAAAGGCAAATATAAATATGGAGAAAACAGTCAGGATTCTCCTATCAGAAATTCTCTCATTATGTGATCATGGTTTCTCATCAATCAGTTCATTTTAGGCTACTGTCTATGCAATCCATATTATATGGAGCCGAGGCTGAGCTGCAGTGTGGGTATACGCACACGCCCAAACCAGAGCGGTAGATAAAACAAgtttttggaaattgtttgttaacatgggcaaacagggcataatgtaattatgtatagCTAATGTATAGTGACCCAAAACTATTTGCAACATTTGACAAACAAATTgtccatggcatggaggaagataatacatgtcttaactggtgttatatctcctccGGAGGGTATATGctaatagaaaatatatagtttatggtgtttaatttgttttccccggacagtataggccaaaatgtatccactttacactagattcgcctttacagaatagagggcaatgtattgtgcatggcatggaggaagatgggaaatgtcttaaatggtgttatatctcctctagagggtatatgctttcagaaaatatatagtttagggtgtttaatttgtttcccttaatagtgcaggccaCTTGACTCGCCTATACAGAATGGAGGAGTATGTGCTAtgcatggtatggaggaagatgggacataagttgattaatttaatgctatatttcatgtacagcgcctatgcttttagaatatgtatagttttgactgttctatgactggtaaaaccatgacccatgcatgcattgttaattaatcttaaactatatttattagcATAACATGCACCTTTTTGCTAGATGTCACAACAATAGTCACTTTTTTGGAGGGTAACTGCAGTTATCCCATCTGCATCCTTCTGTCGATTTTGGACATTTCCATAGACACCAATTTTgcaacaaaccagtctgaaataagccAAAGAAATTCACTTGGGCTTATtattgaaaataaaagaatgttcctcaacaatgcaagattctaaaattccatgttaagttagatggggtcagatattctttagaatgtgtattctacaacattctaattacagttttgtcagtatgaataatgcataaaacaaccctcattttaacatatttccaccaactggatttttACATGGTCTTTTACTATGGTGTCTagatcaccaattgaaatataaaaatgtgaaaataaattctgttgcaattagttttgggtcagacctttgcctggactattagCTCCGTTGTGGTATACAAATTAGCTATAcgtaattacattatgccctgtttgcccatgttaacaaacaatttcaaaaaacgtataatacattttttgtttgtcttgatgtaagtaatcaactcagtaattttcatggtgatatgtgaaggttaattttGTCCCCCTATTTGCatgagaaaaatactgtataggcgcatgaatagggtatatttaggtctttttctaaactttcccctattgggattcttcggggcttttttttccttactcaggacatattgaggatacaaaatcagttaagttttcttctgttgcaatttgttcaacctttTTTCATAAAATGACTGGATAATGGCCCACACGTTATTTGATTAGCATAACGTGTTGACGTAGCTTCAACGTAGCGTCTTCCTGTTCCCTCCCCTCTCATATGGTAGTTGTTGTCTTTCCTTAGAGCAAATCTGCCTCGTCGGTGTTGTAGGGGCAAGTTTAGCTAACCTTCGCAATCCAGCTAGCGTCACACATGACAGCGCAATTTTTGGGCACGTGGTTCCCTTAAGGAATCTGAGATTAATTGTATTAATTGAGTCAAGACATGTCGTCAGACAAAACATTGGTAGCCTTTTAGATGGTTCAGTTTTAAGGCTGGCagattagctagctagctagccacttTGCTAGCTCTGAACTACATAGACAAACATTAGCTTTTATGTTTAAGGCGTAAAGCAACTGACTACCTCGATATATAGCTTTTGATTTCGTAAATTCGCATTCTTAAGGGATCAGTTCTCAGTTTGACTGGCAAGCGAGATAGCAacttacattttctaaataactTAGAAAGCACGATCTGTTTCTGCCAAGCCTGAGGAGGATGAACTGGATTTTCCCTTTGTCAAAGGGCTCTGGACCAATCCCACCTCTCAATAGTTTACAACAACAGAGACAGAGGCAAATCGAGTCACTTAAAACTGCCCATGCAAAGTAAGTAATATAACCAAGCGATTATTGTTTAAATGTCAGGATATATTGTTAGGTTTATGTTGCCTAACATATCACGCTAATTCTGTATGATGGTTAATGTTAGCTCTCCGTGTTGTTGTGTCCCCATGTCTTAACTGTCATGCGATGGGGTAAGATTAAAGTATTAGCCAGCTAACTAGGTAACGCAATTGCATTGTTTACTCAAGATCTCAGACAGGCCATAATTGAATCGCCTCGTTACCCACGGTACTTCCAAGTACTGTGGTTTTCCAAGAGATTGCACAACTGTTGATGGCGTGTGAAATCTTTAGCTTGCTAGCTGGCGAATGACGTCCAAAATCTTGTAAACAACGAGAGGCCTACTCAGATTACTTTGTTGGTAGTTCCTAGTTGTTTTGGTGTATGGGCATGTACTCAGTTGCTGATACCACTTAGTGCCACTTGACTacatgttgttttattattatttttttatctagTATCGCAGAGATCCAAAAAGATGTGGAATACAGAATTCCTTTTACAGTCAACAACTCGACCATCAGCGTCAACATGTGAGTTTAACCACCATTGACACATCATGTTTGGCCACGTGGATATTTGATTTAAGAATGTACTTAACTGTTGATCCTTGCCACATTAGCTTTTCCTTTCTATCCACAGATTGCTTCCACCCCAGTTCCCTCAAGAGAAGCCAGTGGTCAGTGTCTACCCACCTGTGGGTCATCACTTAGTAGAGAGCAACAATGGCACAGTCATCACCAGCCCACTTCTCACCAACGTCAGTACCCATCTGATGTAGTCTGAACTTCACTGCTAGTATATCTGTAATAATAGATGACTATTATTAATGGTAATAGTTCCTTAGACAACTTCAGTAGGTGCTGTGTAGGCTTCTTTGTACATGACGTGTAGTATAAAACAGAGAGGCATATGTCTGCTCTTGTGTTGAGAACCTAAAAATTAAAAAGTCAGTGTTGCATTTGAAGGTGGGGTGGAGTCTGTTACTGATGATATGTTGCTTGAAACATTTTAAACACTCTTGGCTTTTTATTCATGTTGATAAGTACCTCCATTGGTCCTGCTTGCAGAAGTCGGGTTAGGTTCCTGTGCTTATGTCATCACTATTGTCCAGTCACACAGGCTCACATGGACATGTTTTGGCTTGACCTGTTTTTATAGGTTTTCTGTATTGTGATTTGACCCCACTCATACTGAAAACTGGTGTTTGCATAATAATATATTTTCcttgaaattaaaaatgtttgatctctctttcccttctccattgtgtttacagttcgGGATGCACTCTGACTTGGGGAAGGTTATCCAAAGCATCTTGGACGAGTTCTGGAAAAGCCCACCTGTTCTCATGACTGGCACCACAGGCTTTCCTTTGTGAGTAACTGGTAGCTGTTTAGGCTTGTCAGCCATATAACCTGTTGAGTCACCTACTAAAAGAATATAGCTTTTAAATCCAAGGCTTTATAAGACTTAAGTAATCATTGAATTCAATGTTAAACAGTAGAACCTTCAATACATGTCCACTGCAAAGATGTTAAGAACGCTGATACTGAAAAGTATGATAAATATTAGTCATTGGCTGTAACGGTTAAACTTTCAGGCCTTTAGTTACCTTAACCAGTACATTTAGACAACACTTATTGCAGACCTCGTGATAATAAGAGAGCAGCATCACATGAGCCCTTGTTGCTTCAGCACAATATGGCAGCTGATCTAGACGTCCAACTAAGGAATTCAAATCACTCGGCTCTAGCTCACTTTCCTCCCTGCATAGGCTTTCCTCCCTGCATAGAGCATTTTTTTGCTAGGGAGGAATTCTTGATTAGCATCGGAATCGGAGAATAAAAATGTCATAACTCAGTAAAATCAGTCAAATCAGAATGACCATTTAACAAGGTCATGTTTGCGTCTTTGTTTCCATCCCTCCTCCAGCATGTACAAGCCCTCTGGGATGTCCCCATACCCACCCCAGAGTTTCCACTTCGTCCCGGCCTTCCCCCCACAGGAAAGCCAGCGCCCCATGGGCCCTGCCTCCATGCCACACGCCGGGACGGAGGCACACGCTGCACCCCGCCCAGCCGCACCCGCCTACGGCCTCATAACAGACCTGCCACTGCCCGTGCCCACCACTGACTCACAGGTACGGATGGAGGAGGCAGCATGTACGGGACCAAGAACATCTACGCCAGGCTGAAACATGCCATGTTGCATTCCGCCTGGGTGTCAGTGGACCAGGAATGTGCACAGTTTTCACTGCTCAGGCCGTGACCTATATGCATTTGTTGCTTGTTTTAGGTTGGGGTGAACGGTCACATGTACAAGATGCCGGAGATCCCAGAATCGTTTGCAGAACTGGCAGAGATAAGGTAAAACTAAACAAGACAGGATTTGAAAATTATAGTTTCAATTCCTTTGAAATGGATTTTGTTCCACTTGCCTCTTTTACAAAACATTAGTTTGAGAAGCTGTATTAATTGACTGATTGATTTTGCATGTGTCCTAGTTTGTCTCAGCTGAAGGACATGAGCGACAAAGAGGATGTCCTTCTGGAGTTCTTTGTGTCTCTACCCCAGCTCAAACAGGTCACCAGTGATAAGGAGGAGCTGGTCAACAATATTGTGGCAGTGGCCAGTAAGTATAAGCAGCGGCATACATCCAAACATACAGTGGCATGCGGCTTCTACACCTGTGTGTGCCAGCTAGACATTCAGGGATTGTCGGTCACCAAACACTACAATCCAAGGCAGCGATGCTCAGGTGTCTCTCTTGTTGTGATAGTTTCATCAAATGAGAATAATCTCTTCCTTTCACTAGAGAAGAACCTACAGCTCGAGCCCCAGCTGGAGGGAAAGAGACAAGAAATGCTGTTTAAGGTAAACTACCCCCCAGAGTTGCGTTGGAGGCATTTGCCATTCAGCAGTCATGGAATTGTTTCTGTCTTGTGAAGATGTATAAGGCAAACCGCCATAGGTTTATGGATTTGTCCTAGCTCCAGAGATGTTCACAAGTCAAGTCGACATGTCCAAGTCGAGTCTCAAGTCTTTGAGGTGGAgtcgcaagtcaagtctgaagtcactgTTTGTGCGACTTAAGctctccttacactgacagacttttgaaagactacagtctcagaccctttcacatctaaagacaagtaatagagttttaagtcacagactacgattttgcaatgactagggatcttgcagggtcactatttacaagactgcaactagattcctttaaattattacccatcgtgcaatagataaacaggaactgaaatgatagcctactaaactcagtcatattttcgtgtttctgcagcattatttcatgcgtgacatctcTATGTAGTTGTTCTGTcgcgtggaagagccgactaaagaTGTATAAGAAACGAAATAACAAATGATCATATTCATGGgcttcatcaggtcccttgctacagctgtcgcctactttgcccattcctgtttggtgttggagagaagtcactattggtttttattgttcacgtcactatttgcatgagccacgactagaaagccttgcgataatatcaaatatgtttgatattgtcgtaactgcaaaactagaaaaagactgactccgactgacttaaaaccgctaaaattggcaccttacacttaacgatctagttgacgggagcgcgccgccattccagtacaactcccatgatttttGTCAGACTTTAGTCGCCGACTgtaaaaacagaccaaaatcgtacaatgtaaggccgccattaAGTGCGACTCGAGTCAAAGTCTCACACTCAAGTCCCCATTTGTGTTCTGTTTGTGGATTTGTCCTAGCTCAACTGCAAACATTTGTGTTCTGTTTGTGGATTTGTCCTAGCTCCACTGCAAACATTTGTGTTCTGTTTGTGGATTTGTCCTAGCTCCACTGCAAACATTtgtgttctgtttgtgtttttctctgCTCAGTATGAACAACTCACCCAGATGAAATCCAATTTTGAAACCAAGATGCAAAGACAGCATGAGCTGAGTGAGGTAAGGCCCAGTAGCTGAAGAAGCACATGACCTCATGGTTTCATCACCACCGCGACTCAAGATGGCTACAGGGAGGTGTTGTGTCTTTGAATGAGCTCTTGTTCATATCTGGGTTCCAGTCTGTGTACAGCCACTATCCGcacagtttttttcttcctGTTTAGTCATATGATGCATCTAAACAAAACAAGACATGTCAGGTTGTCTTCTTGTTTCAGCAATATAGGCGCGCTCACTCACGTACTTTATATTGAAGTATTTTGGGTGCGAGTTAAAAAATGTCAATTGGAAGTGGAGGAAACCTCACTCTCTTGTACCTTATCTTTAAAAAAGATTTATTGCACCATGCGATGGTGCGATGTGTGGTTTCCTCCACTTCCAGGTTGTCTTCTTGTATCAGTTGTGACTTCACTATGTCTGGAGAGGAGCACCCTGGTTCTCCACAGGCCTCCATCTACAGATGGAGCTTCTCTGACTGCTTTTTCTCAATCCACACTCATCTCTCTGAGTCCTCTTTAGCTGTTCTTGTTTTAGTGTACTTATGCAGGTATCCATTTCTCTTCTGTATAGAGGTGGCAATAATCCAATTGTCTCCAGGCCAATAGTTAAGTGACTTGACGTCTACTTTCGTTGTCTTTAGTGAAGCCTATGACACATTGGCGGAAGGAGGTAATTGGAGAGCATAGGCTTTCCAGTCATCCAGAATGTAGGTTGATCTTGGGTGATGTTGACTGTCAGTGAGAATGGAGCATGTAGAGTCTGACCTGGAAGCAGTGGAGACTGACTCAGCAGCAGAGTCACTTAACAGGGTTATAGTTACACCATCAAAAGAGTTATAGTTACACTGAGTCAAGGAGGGGTAGATAGGGCCCAAAGAGCAGAACCTTGGATTCTAGGTTCACAGGGGGCGTTCACGTCACGAgagctcctctctcccctcagaGCTGCAGCCTGAGTGCCCTGCAAGCGAGACTGAAGGTGGCGGCCCATCAGGCCGAGGAGGAGTCTGAGGAGACGGCCGAGAGCTTCCTGGAGGGCAAGACCGAGATTGACGACTTTCTGACCAACTTCATGGAGAAAAGAACGGTAAAGACACTCAACAAGAGATTGTGTTGAATAGTGGATATAGAAAAGCTGCATTTATATGTTGACCTTATTTTCTGACCGTATCAACATTTATATGTTGACCTTATACCCTGAAAGACCTGTAAAATGGACCTGTACGATTTTGGAGGTCCTCCATTAGGCATCGCTtttagcacacagtgaacagttaGCACCACTATATGTATCATACACTCATACCACACTGTGATCATGCAGTTATGGTACTGATCGACTGTATTTATCCACATTGGCTACATATTTTATGCTACTGTTTTCTTTTACTGTACTTCAGTCTACAGTAGTTCTGCTTTTGTGTACTTCTATAcattctgctgtgtttattgtATTCATTGAATACAATTCCAGAATGTCAGTTCTTCTGGGGATATGTAAGGCAGAGAGAGCACTGAAGTATTTCATTGTATTCTGAATGCATATCATGGCAATACACTTGTAGTTGACTTTGTGTGGCCCCTCACAGCTGTGCCACTGCAGACGAGCCAAAGAGGAGAAGCTGCAGCAGTCCATCAGCACCCATGGGCCCTACTCCACCACCCACTAGCACCAAGCTGCCAGGGTGCTTTTCTATTACAGATACACAGAGGTGCGTTGTGTTTTCCTGGCCATTTTGTAAATGAGTGTTCGCTTTTAGCAGCTGCTTTTCCTTCTGGTTCATGGCCATTTTGTCTCTTTATGTGCATCCCCAGGTTTGGATATGCTCCACCAGCAGAAGGGTACAACAGATCAAGATAAGAAGCACATCTGTCACTAGGCAGAGAGGAAAGTCCTTGTGGTGAATAACCCCTCAGAACTAGGCAGACATTTATGAACCGATATTGGCATACAATTTGTAATGATGTTATTGATTGATAAGTTTGTTTGGGGGAGTGAGGTCCATTTACTTGAATCGGATATGGTAATGTTGCCGAGTACTTACAGACTTAATGACAAATACTGTATTTAAATAATGTTGATAATAGACTTTATTATAATCAAAGACACTGTGTATTATATGTTGTTATTTAATTTGTTAGGTTAATTAAAAACATTTAGAAAACCCCTGTTGTGAAATTGAATAACTTTTTGCCCAGTCTTGGTGTGATTGTTCAAATGAATTCATTCAGTTTAGTGCATAGTTTGTCACATGTCAGGGCATTTAGTCTAGTGCATAGTTTGTCACATGTCAGGGCATTTAGTCTAGCACTTTGTCACTTGTGAGGGCATTTAGTCTAGTGCATAGTTTGTCACTTGTGAGGGCATTTAGTCTAGTGCATAGTTTGTCATATGTGAGGGTTATTTCAAGTGTGAcgggccatgtcatgtgacaGACAAGAGTGATGAGTCATATGTTCTTGTATTGATGTTTCTAACCACACTAGATTCTAAATAGTGAAAAGTATGTGTCTTTTGGATACAATAGAGGGTGCTTAAACACAAGATACACATGTGCCTCTGCAAAAGTAATTCATACAACTACTTGctaacatataaatacatgcTTTAGTGACAGTCAATTCTAGTACCTTAGTTTTCAGATGTTACTCTATGATAGGCCTATAATGGACTGGAGTCATTTCTACTAATTAGTTTTTAACAGCTCAGTCTAGCATACATTGTCCAGATGGGGATGAGAGTGATTAAAGGTCCCTGTATGTCCGTGTAATAGTGAACCAGTGAATTAGTAGACTTGTGTATGACTCAAAGCCAATGGAAAGTGAGGTCATGTGCATGAAGTGTGACTCATCTCAGTGAAGTATGTGGAAGTCCATCACGCACCCAAGGAGGTCTCGAGTGACACTAATAGGGCTGTCTCATCTGTCACCGCCTCCCTCCCCAGAGAGCAGAGTATTAGCAGGGAGAATGGCTATCCTATTAAGACAGAGAACAGAGTCTACCTGAAACATTTGCAAGAGAAATGAACATTCCAGTGgttgtccccccccccactttagGTTAACCTTATATGAAAGCAAGTCATCAACAGCTGTTTGTTGTGGATCAGGTATTTTAATTACTAAGGGTACGAATAACAGGGTGTACCAGACATCAAATATAGCTAGGTATGATAGGGATGTGGTGCTTTTCAGATTTGGAAAAAGGAGCTT of Alosa sapidissima isolate fAloSap1 chromosome 1, fAloSap1.pri, whole genome shotgun sequence contains these proteins:
- the vps37a gene encoding vacuolar protein sorting-associated protein 37A, with amino-acid sequence MNWIFPLSKGSGPIPPLNSLQQQRQRQIESLKTAHANIAEIQKDVEYRIPFTVNNSTISVNILLPPQFPQEKPVVSVYPPVGHHLVESNNGTVITSPLLTNFGMHSDLGKVIQSILDEFWKSPPVLMTGTTGFPFMYKPSGMSPYPPQSFHFVPAFPPQESQRPMGPASMPHAGTEAHAAPRPAAPAYGLITDLPLPVPTTDSQVGVNGHMYKMPEIPESFAELAEISLSQLKDMSDKEDVLLEFFVSLPQLKQVTSDKEELVNNIVAVAKKNLQLEPQLEGKRQEMLFKYEQLTQMKSNFETKMQRQHELSESCSLSALQARLKVAAHQAEEESEETAESFLEGKTEIDDFLTNFMEKRTLCHCRRAKEEKLQQSISTHGPYSTTH